One Chionomys nivalis chromosome 4, mChiNiv1.1, whole genome shotgun sequence genomic region harbors:
- the LOC130873547 gene encoding tripartite motif-containing protein 43-like has product MESGLSQAFQEELICFICRSYLTDPVTISCGHSFCRACLHLSWEDSLLPVQCPTCREPCQQKDFRTSTVLKNLVSIARQASLMKYLSSEEHKCVTHKETKGIFCMENRIYLCRLCSDSHEHRSHRHCPVEAAAEGQMERLLKQMESIWNKIQENDENLETEKTMITLWKNCLILREEMIRAEYRTCYPDLSEQEEEHIECMKEEGNYYLEKLMESEAMIVQKGKQLRDMYQELMAMSQEPYVVLLQDFDDIFRRSESMQMIMPLSMNPELYVLAFGLLGENFN; this is encoded by the coding sequence ATGGAGTCAGGCCTCTCACAAGCCTTCCAGGAAGAGCTCATCTGCTTTATCTGCAGGAGTTACCTTACGGACCCAGTCACCATAAGCTGTGGCCACAGCTTCTGTCGAGCCTGCCTTCATCTTTCCTGGGAAGACAGCCTGCTCCCTGTCCAATGCCCTACGTGTAGGGAACCATGCCAGCAGAAGGACTTCAGAACCAGCACTGTTTTGAAGAATCTGGTGTCCATCGCCAGACAAGCCAGCCTCATGAAGTACCTGAGCTCTGAGGAGCATAAGTGTGTGACCCACAAGGAGACCAAGGGGATCTTCTGTATGGAGAACAGGATCTACCTCTGTCGACTCTGCTCTGACTCCCATGAGCACAGAAGTCACAGACACTGTCCCGTAGAAGCAGCTGCTGAGGGTCAAATGGAGAGACTTCTGAAGCAAATGGAATCAATATGGAATAAGATCCAAGAAAATGACGAGAAtctagagacagagaaaacaatgaTAACTCTGTGGAAGAACTGCTTGATTCTAAGAGAAGAAATGATAAGGGCAGAGTACAGGACATGTTATCCAGACCTCTCTGAGCAGGAAGAAGAGCATATTGAGTGTATGAAAGAAGAAGGCAATTATTATCTAGAGAAACTCATGGAAAGTGAAGCCATGATAGTTCAAAAGGGCAAACAACTAAGAGATATGTATCAGGAGCTGATGGCAATGTCCCAGGAGCCATATGTGGTACTGCTCCAGGATTTTGATGACATATTCAGAAGGAGTGAGTCAATGCAAATGATCATGCCCCTGTCCATGAATCCAGAACTCTATGTCCTAGCTTTCGGTTTACTGGGTGAAAACTTCAACTAG